The genomic stretch CGTTAGCGCCTTTCTTGGCAGTATAAACAGTTTTCAGTGATGTGCCCCAATTAGCACTTGGGCTATCATAATTAAGACCAACAACCATGTTCCAAGGTGAGACACTGTTTAGCGCTAAACCATCTTGATCTTCACCTTCAGTGTAAGCTGCAGCTAAGCGTAAAGTCGTACCGTCAAATGCCCCTATTAAACTATCTAGCCATAAATTAGCACCTAATTCTGCACCTTTAATCGTTGCTTTTTCAAGATTATCATACGATGTAATCCCCCATTTATACTTAGGGTCATCATAACGAGTTACCGTATCAATAAAGTTATCATAGTCACTATAAAACAGCGCAAACTCATAATTACCAGCGTTAAAGTTACCGCGTAAACCTGTTTCATAAGAAATACTTGTTTCAGCTTTTAAGTTAGGGTTAGGCTCACTCTTATACGGCATAGTACCACTGCTATATGAATAGAACAGTTCTTGGAAATCTGGAGCTCTAAAACCTTGGCTAACTTGCGCAAATACCTTCGTATCATTAGTTAAACTATACAGAGCGCCAAACTTACCAGTTACTGCAGAATCTGAATAATCTTTGTAATCAGTTGGGATATAACCACTCACGTCTTTATGCTTGTCTGTCGGTACACTATTATCAGGATTAGTACTAAAACTATCAAAACGAACACTTGGCGTTAATACTAAATCACCGTTAAGCAAAACGATTTGATCTTGTAGATAAGCGCCCCATTTACTCTCTTTAGCAGCAGGCATATAATAATATAACGTACTCGCGGTATCTCCCGCACCGTCCGTCTTATAAGTCACATTGATATTCTCAATATCGCGATATTCATAAGACAAACCATATGTTAAATAATGTTCCATTCCAGCTAATGCAAATGATTTATCAAATTTAGCACTGCCTTCATAACCTTCTTCACCATAAAGATAATCTTTTAATTCACTTTTTTTCGCTGTGTTACCACGCATGGTTTTTGATATTTGCTTACTTTTCTTCCAATCAATCTGTAGTGCTACTGAATCAAATAGCGCGTTATTTGCAGTTAAAATATATTTTGCACCAATACGTTGACGTTCATGCTGATCTTTAGCATCATAGTTTTTATCCCAAGTACTATCGAGTGGTAAATCACTATCTGTATCTGAAAGCACCTGTTCACCAGTAAATTCAATGCGATGATTTTCATTGATTTGATATTGCAGTTTCACTAACACATTATTTTTTTCTGTTTCTTGTGGGTCTGGCTCGCCAAAGTTTTGCTCTTCTTCGCCAGCTCTGTGCGATTAGCCAAAGCCACTGACTGAGAAAAACTACTATCTACCGAGTGATAACCTAGTTTTACATGACCACCGCTATTATCGCCGGTATCAATAAAATCACTTGGATCTTTGGTTTCAAATG from Moritella marina ATCC 15381 encodes the following:
- a CDS encoding TonB-dependent receptor domain-containing protein: MLVKLQYQINENHRIEFTGEQVLSDTDSDLPLDSTWDKNYDAKDQHERQRIGAKYILTANNALFDSVALQIDWKKSKQISKTMRGNTAKKSELKDYLYGEEGYEGSAKFDKSFALAGMEHYLTYGLSYEYRDIENINVTYKTDGAGDTASTLYYYMPAAKESKWGAYLQDQIVLLNGDLVLTPSVRFDSFSTNPDNSVPTDKHKDVSGYIPTDYKDYSDSAVTGKFGALYSLTNDTKVFAQVSQGFRAPDFQELFYSYSSGTMPYKSEPNPNLKAETSISYETGLRGNFNAGNYEFALFYSDYDNFIDTVTRYDDPKYKWGITSYDNLEKATIKGAELGANLWLDSLIGAFDGTTLRLAAAYTEGEDQDGLALNSVSPWNMVVGLNYDSPSANWGTSLKTVYTAKKGANDINTTDTGDKDQIENPSSTVVDLTAYYKPMEDLTLRAGVYNLTDEQYWSWNDVRGLTAQDNDLSQAGRNYGVTVKYDF